A window of Borrelia sp. A-FGy1 contains these coding sequences:
- a CDS encoding 16S rRNA (uracil(1498)-N(3))-methyltransferase, translating to MNLILLSLKEFKNGITLNDFRAKHITEILKLKNNEKFKFGIIEEEWIYSCIYKKDIRIFFKESHKLKKSNKLKKIKVIIGLMRPITAKRIIKDLTSIGVSEIIFFKASLSEKSYSYSKLFKEKEYEKYLIEGAMQGGITYIPKVKILNNLTDALKNKEYGSFKSTKILLEKESNNNLIDINITTDNVIIMIGPERGFTEKEIKLIKENDFIPYSISSNILRTETATTISSSIISSKMTK from the coding sequence ATGAATTTAATACTATTAAGCTTAAAAGAATTTAAAAACGGAATTACTCTGAATGATTTTAGAGCAAAACATATTACTGAAATACTCAAGCTTAAAAACAATGAAAAATTTAAATTTGGAATCATTGAAGAAGAATGGATTTATTCTTGTATATACAAAAAAGATATAAGAATCTTCTTTAAAGAAAGTCATAAATTAAAAAAATCAAATAAGCTAAAAAAGATAAAAGTAATAATTGGTTTAATGCGTCCAATAACGGCAAAAAGAATAATCAAAGACCTTACTAGTATTGGAGTTTCTGAAATTATTTTCTTCAAAGCTTCACTTAGCGAAAAATCTTATTCATATTCCAAACTATTTAAAGAAAAAGAATATGAAAAATATTTAATAGAAGGTGCCATGCAAGGTGGCATTACCTATATACCAAAAGTAAAAATTCTCAATAATCTAACAGATGCTTTAAAAAATAAAGAATATGGAAGCTTTAAGAGCACAAAAATACTACTTGAAAAAGAGAGTAATAATAATTTGATTGATATAAACATAACAACAGACAATGTTATCATTATGATTGGACCAGAAAGAGGATTTACAGAAAAAGAAATAAAATTAATAAAAGAAAATGACTTTATACCTTATTCAATATCTTCAAACATATTAAGAACAGAAACAGCTACAACTATATCCTCTAGTATCATTTCATCAAAAATGACTAAATAA
- a CDS encoding aminopeptidase P family protein, producing the protein MDGTKILFLRNLMIKNGIDAYMIASYDPHMSEYPHIRFNTREFITGFTGSAGTVIITEREALLFTDGRYFLQAGVEIERTGFKLMKLGVKGCPDIFDYINTNLKGLRLGFYAEDVNIKFYNDLVNKCRNTEFEILDEDLISSIWNDRPVLEVNKIFELCEVERHNKRADKISNLKIRLEEKAVDFYIVSSLDEIAWVLNLRGLDIKQSALFYAFLFITRSKRHRNVLFINVLNLDSDLKERLEGEGFEIEDYDNFYSFLVEIKHEGKFFVSVDGNVKILKSIGETNTVIGQSIVSQLKIIKSDYEISKIKKAHIIDAVSLIKFLYSFKHLSNDELSKLDEVDIANMLLGFRMLNNEFFSSSFDSIVGFKENGALPHYSPKKGFKRIDSSGLLLIDSGGSYFELGTTDVTRTILIGESSFEERKDYTLVLKSFIALASLKFPFGASGAFLDGIARLPLLREGLNFAHGTGHGVGFFLNVHEFPVSISPFSNYSFKGSEVSSIEPGIYRDSKHGIRIENLAFVKQGYANEFGDFLEFEQLTLVPFEKELIINEMLSEDELQYINKYHEFVYFSLKEYFSGKELKFLEKLTSKI; encoded by the coding sequence TACAGGTTTTACAGGAAGTGCTGGAACAGTAATTATTACAGAGAGAGAAGCACTTCTTTTTACAGACGGTAGATATTTTTTACAAGCAGGAGTTGAGATTGAAAGAACTGGGTTTAAGCTAATGAAGCTTGGTGTTAAGGGATGTCCAGATATTTTTGATTATATCAATACAAATCTTAAAGGCTTAAGGCTTGGTTTTTATGCTGAAGATGTTAACATAAAATTTTATAATGATTTAGTTAATAAATGCAGGAATACGGAGTTTGAAATATTAGATGAAGATTTAATTTCAAGTATTTGGAATGATAGGCCTGTATTAGAAGTAAATAAAATATTTGAACTATGTGAAGTAGAAAGACATAATAAAAGAGCAGATAAGATTAGTAATCTTAAGATAAGATTAGAAGAAAAGGCAGTTGATTTTTACATTGTAAGTTCTTTAGATGAAATAGCTTGGGTATTGAATTTGAGAGGGTTAGATATTAAACAGTCTGCTTTATTTTATGCTTTTTTATTTATTACTAGGAGTAAAAGGCATAGAAATGTTCTTTTTATTAATGTTTTAAATCTTGATTCTGATTTAAAGGAAAGACTTGAAGGTGAAGGGTTTGAGATTGAAGATTATGATAATTTTTATTCATTCTTAGTAGAAATCAAGCATGAAGGGAAGTTTTTTGTATCAGTTGATGGTAATGTTAAAATATTAAAATCTATTGGTGAGACAAATACAGTTATTGGACAAAGTATTGTTAGCCAACTTAAGATAATAAAGTCAGATTATGAAATTAGCAAAATTAAAAAGGCTCATATTATTGATGCTGTAAGTTTGATAAAATTTCTGTATAGTTTTAAGCATTTAAGTAATGATGAATTATCTAAGTTAGATGAAGTTGATATTGCAAATATGCTTTTAGGTTTTAGGATGTTGAACAATGAATTTTTTAGTTCTAGTTTTGATTCAATAGTTGGATTTAAAGAAAATGGAGCATTGCCTCATTATAGCCCTAAAAAAGGTTTTAAAAGAATAGATTCTAGTGGATTGCTTTTAATAGATTCTGGAGGTTCTTATTTTGAACTTGGAACTACAGATGTTACTAGGACTATTTTGATTGGAGAATCTTCCTTTGAAGAGAGAAAAGATTATACTTTGGTTCTTAAATCTTTTATTGCTCTTGCGTCTTTAAAATTTCCATTTGGTGCTTCAGGAGCTTTTCTTGATGGGATTGCTAGACTTCCTTTATTAAGGGAAGGATTAAATTTTGCTCATGGGACGGGTCATGGTGTAGGGTTTTTTTTAAATGTTCATGAGTTTCCTGTTTCTATTAGTCCTTTTTCTAATTATTCTTTTAAGGGTTCTGAAGTTTCTTCAATTGAGCCTGGAATTTACCGTGATTCTAAGCATGGAATTAGAATTGAGAATTTGGCTTTTGTAAAGCAAGGTTATGCGAATGAATTTGGAGATTTTTTAGAATTTGAGCAATTAACTCTTGTACCTTTTGAAAAGGAACTAATTATAAATGAAATGCTTTCAGAAGATGAGTTGCAGTATATTAACAAATACCATGAATTTGTATATTTTAGCTTAAAAGAATATTTTAGTGGCAAAGAGTTAAAATTTTTAGAGAAATTAACTAGCAAAATATGA
- a CDS encoding PASTA domain-containing protein, protein MPNLPSYILRGLFITIFGSLIVSCGIFFIFLKSNDIVIVPNVSGLYLEDAITELQYKDLIPYIELKFSSTSLDKGKVIDQRPSAGTALRLGNRVTIFISKGAVVNKVDSFIGKNIDDVLINLKANSVNNNRVFYNVLKPIEIESELSKGTIIRQEPSPGTKITGLVDLQFLVSKGQKKDLVKYLKNYIGLYYKDAIVSLLNDEIDFDINLTKGNNFGSVILQSLPANTEIEDLTKLIITINEPKVDNLSVFGVLTYKLDMYPSKVNVMVRVRDSSGNSSLLYSFKARGGLIKLPYESLKGSIIELYIYDKLINQTVVN, encoded by the coding sequence ATACCCAATTTGCCTAGTTATATATTAAGAGGTCTATTCATTACTATTTTTGGATCTTTAATTGTTTCATGTGGAATATTTTTTATTTTTTTAAAGAGTAATGATATTGTTATTGTTCCAAATGTCAGTGGACTTTATCTTGAAGATGCTATTACTGAACTTCAATATAAAGATCTTATTCCTTATATTGAGCTCAAATTTTCGTCAACTTCTCTTGATAAAGGGAAAGTAATAGATCAGAGACCTAGTGCTGGTACTGCGTTAAGGCTTGGTAATAGGGTTACGATATTTATTAGTAAAGGAGCAGTTGTTAATAAAGTCGATAGCTTTATTGGAAAAAATATTGATGATGTGCTTATTAATTTAAAAGCTAATTCAGTAAATAATAATAGAGTTTTTTATAATGTTCTAAAGCCTATTGAAATTGAGAGTGAGCTTTCAAAGGGTACAATAATAAGACAAGAGCCATCTCCGGGTACTAAAATTACAGGTTTAGTTGATCTTCAGTTTTTAGTAAGTAAGGGTCAAAAAAAAGATTTGGTTAAATATTTGAAAAATTATATTGGCCTTTACTATAAAGATGCAATTGTTTCTCTTTTAAATGATGAAATTGATTTTGACATAAATTTGACGAAGGGCAATAATTTTGGAAGTGTTATTCTTCAATCTTTGCCTGCAAATACTGAAATTGAAGATTTAACTAAATTAATAATTACTATTAATGAACCTAAAGTAGATAATTTAAGTGTTTTTGGTGTTTTGACTTATAAACTAGATATGTATCCTTCTAAAGTAAATGTAATGGTTAGAGTAAGAGATTCTAGTGGAAATAGTTCTTTGCTTTATTCTTTTAAGGCTAGAGGAGGTCTTATTAAGTTGCCATATGAATCATTAAAGGGTTCTATAATTGAGCTTTATATTTATGATAAGCTTATAAACCAAACAGTAGTAAATTGA
- the def gene encoding peptide deformylase, giving the protein MKMILYPDDLLRVQTKSVLNIDDYIRDTTFKMIDLMDISCGVGLAAPQVGLDLSIFVIRENKIEKPLIFINPLITETSFELSVFKEGCLSIPGIFYDLMRPKAITVEAYDENGNFFKIENSGFLARIVQHEMDHLKGVLFIDYYEDRLRNKLLKSYMKKRRLVRI; this is encoded by the coding sequence ATGAAGATGATTTTATATCCTGATGATTTACTTAGGGTACAAACTAAGTCAGTCTTAAATATTGATGATTATATTAGAGATACGACTTTTAAAATGATAGATTTAATGGATATTAGTTGTGGTGTTGGGTTAGCGGCACCTCAGGTAGGGCTTGATTTATCTATTTTTGTTATAAGAGAGAATAAGATAGAAAAACCTTTAATTTTTATTAATCCTTTAATAACAGAAACTTCTTTTGAACTTTCTGTTTTTAAAGAGGGCTGTTTGAGTATTCCTGGGATTTTTTATGATCTTATGAGACCAAAAGCTATTACAGTAGAGGCTTATGATGAGAATGGTAATTTTTTTAAGATTGAAAATTCTGGATTTTTAGCTAGAATTGTTCAGCATGAGATGGACCATTTAAAGGGAGTACTTTTTATTGATTATTATGAGGATAGACTTAGAAATAAATTGTTGAAATCTTATATGAAAAAAAGGAGACTTGTTAGAATTTGA
- the fmt gene encoding methionyl-tRNA formyltransferase — protein MRIFFASSSSIALDVFKKIVDRYNIVGVLTAPDKPRGRGLNLVANSIKIEAIKKGVPVLDPLVINLSIIESIKKMKPDIMLVFSYGKIFKQEFLDIFPMGSINVHPSLLPKYRGPSPIQTAILNGDNISGITVQKMSLEMDSGDILVQRHFEIKSFNTSADIFEYVSVNSVDLVLEALSKIETKNFGIPQDSSQATYCSFFSKQYGVIDFSLSAFELKNKINACNPWPLARAMLDGDEIIFHRADFVKNNNYCDQAIGEVVSFCSNKGLFIKTGNGILLLLELQKAGRRVLDYKSFYNGNRNLIGKIFLKV, from the coding sequence TTGAGGATTTTTTTTGCAAGTTCTAGTAGTATTGCTTTAGATGTTTTTAAAAAGATTGTCGATAGGTATAATATAGTTGGTGTTTTGACAGCTCCTGATAAGCCAAGAGGACGGGGTTTAAATTTAGTGGCAAATAGTATTAAGATTGAAGCTATTAAGAAAGGTGTGCCAGTTTTAGATCCTTTGGTAATTAATTTATCTATAATAGAATCAATTAAAAAAATGAAGCCTGATATTATGTTGGTTTTCTCTTATGGGAAAATATTTAAGCAAGAATTTTTAGATATTTTTCCAATGGGTAGTATTAATGTACATCCTTCTCTTTTACCAAAATATAGAGGACCTTCTCCTATTCAGACAGCTATTTTAAATGGGGATAATATTAGTGGAATTACGGTTCAAAAAATGTCTTTAGAAATGGATAGCGGAGATATTTTAGTACAGCGGCATTTTGAAATAAAGAGTTTTAATACAAGTGCTGATATTTTTGAATATGTTTCTGTAAATAGTGTTGATCTTGTTTTGGAGGCTTTAAGCAAAATAGAGACAAAAAATTTTGGAATTCCTCAAGATTCGAGTCAGGCAACGTATTGTTCTTTTTTTAGTAAGCAATATGGGGTTATTGATTTTAGTTTGAGTGCCTTTGAATTAAAAAATAAGATTAATGCCTGTAATCCTTGGCCGCTTGCAAGGGCTATGTTGGATGGTGATGAAATTATTTTTCATAGAGCAGACTTTGTAAAAAACAATAATTATTGTGATCAAGCAATAGGAGAAGTTGTTTCATTTTGTTCCAATAAAGGTCTTTTTATAAAGACAGGCAATGGAATTCTTTTACTCTTAGAACTTCAAAAGGCTGGCAGAAGGGTCTTAGACTATAAGTCTTTTTACAATGGAAATAGAAATTTGATAGGTAAAATTTTTCTTAAAGTTTAA
- the trxA gene encoding thioredoxin: protein MAIILTKQDFIDKVFDYENNKEWAFKGKRPAIIDFYADWCGPCKMLSPIYDKLSKEYGDKIDFYKVDTDKEQEISVSLGVKSLPTIMFIPVGEKPKVSVGYLQKDDFEGTIKDFLKI, encoded by the coding sequence ATGGCAATTATTTTAACTAAGCAGGATTTTATTGATAAAGTTTTTGATTATGAAAATAATAAAGAATGGGCTTTTAAAGGTAAAAGACCTGCAATAATTGATTTTTATGCTGACTGGTGTGGTCCATGTAAAATGCTTTCCCCAATTTATGATAAACTTTCAAAAGAGTATGGAGATAAAATTGATTTTTATAAAGTAGATACTGATAAGGAACAAGAAATTTCTGTTTCACTTGGAGTTAAAAGTCTTCCTACTATTATGTTTATTCCTGTTGGAGAGAAACCAAAAGTTTCTGTTGGGTATCTTCAAAAAGATGATTTTGAAGGTACAATTAAGGATTTTTTAAAAATTTAA